In Sceloporus undulatus isolate JIND9_A2432 ecotype Alabama chromosome 10, SceUnd_v1.1, whole genome shotgun sequence, the following proteins share a genomic window:
- the C10H22orf39 gene encoding UPF0545 protein C22orf39 homolog — MGTRSRRAATRRLGPLARSAPFGRLLPPRCDAARPRSGSVEGRGRGEAPPLRGGSRPMTGAGGGGASMAAEGSWRPPRACEAYWDEWKHCKSILNLFHHYYTYGEAPSCAQWKRDYKNCCEWEKRKSVAAKEALCKSERDRVAEKEKHTPVWTLRKSPPVDWYLPLDEDKPK, encoded by the exons ATGGGGACGCGAAGTCGACGGGCGGCAACGCGGAGACTGGGCCCTTTGGCACGCTCCGCCCCTTTCGGCCGGCTTCTCCCGCCCCGTTGTGACGCAGCGCGTCCCCGCTCCGGAAGCGTCGAGGGGCGGGGTCGTGGCGAAGCTCCGCCTCTGAGAGGCGGCTCTCGACCAATGACAGGCGCCGGGGGCGGAGGAGCCAGTATGGCCGCTGAGGGGAGCTGGCGG CCCCCGCGAGCCTGTGAGGCCTACTGGGATGAATGGAAACACTGCAAGAGCATCCTGAACCTGTTCCACCATTATTATACCTATGGGGAGGCACCCTCCTGTGCCCAGTGGAAGAGAGACTACAAGAACTGCTGCGAgtgggagaaaaggaaaagcGTGGCGGCAAAG GAAGCCCTCTGTAAAAGTGAAAGAGACCGGgttgcagagaaagagaaacatacTCCAGTGTGGACCCTGAGGAAAAGCCCTCCGGTGGATTGGTATTTGCCCCTTGATGAAGACAAACCAAAGTGA
- the MRPL40 gene encoding 39S ribosomal protein L40, mitochondrial: MAAQAAFRFGVPSFRSQLIWNVQHRANHWQSSLLGLRAALPMRAEPKKKKKVDPKRELAIRDRMRKKIKKLEKAPQEMIPIEDFITPYRFMDQTRVRATSPLSFEESERRALLLKSWALYKQKQHKAEMNTIKSLVDAQEEALKELRLESEELYQAAIQRDEGLFPFERQEPTHSPPLPNYEAPEGKCNDITKVYTQ, translated from the exons ATGGCTGCCCAGGCTGCCTTCCGCTTCGGAGTCCCTTCGTTTCG TTCTCAGTTAATCTGGAATGTTCAGCATCGAGCAAACCACTGGCAGTCTTCACTCCTTGGACTGAGGGCGGCTCTACCCATGAG AGCAgaaccaaagaaaaagaagaaggtggATCCAAAGAGAGAACTAGCTATAAGGGACCggatgaggaagaaaataaaaaaattggaaaagGCCCCACAAGAAATGATTCCTATTGAAGACTTTATAACACCATACAGATTCATGGATCAAACAAG gGTGCGTGCCACCTCTCCTCTATCATTTGAGGAGAGTGAAAGGCGAGCACTGCTTCTGAAGAGTTGGGCTCTGTATAAGCAAAAGCAGCACAAAGCAGAGATGAATACAATCAAGTCCCTGGTGGATGCCCAAGAAGAAGCATTAAAAGAACTGCGTCTCGAATCAGAGGAGCTCTATCAGGCAGCTATTCAACGAGATGAAGGGCTATTCCCTTTTGAGAGGCAGGAGCCTACCCACTCGCCACCACTGCCTAACTACGAGGCTCCTGAAGGGAAGTGCAATGACATCACAAAAGTTTATACACAGTGA